A DNA window from Amycolatopsis sp. DSM 110486 contains the following coding sequences:
- a CDS encoding adenosylhomocysteinase, translating to MPETHPATAWALKHMPLTAQAVAELTPVLAGKRLAMCLHVEPKTAALVTLLVRAGVDVRLTGSPGTTHDDVADALGELGVAVFTRRGDGEAEHVRNIERVLEVEPDLTLDNGGDLTVSLLGSGTPAGYLGGTEETTTGGIRLRETKARLGKPVVVINDSRLKLLVENEFGVGQSVVQGFLNATNLMVPGTRAAVLGYGPCGKGVADTLSRLGARVSVCDTDPMRALEAILNGHRVGTATEVVADAQLVFTATGHPGVLGAAELAALRDGAVLAGVGHFAWEIDRAELDARTVRTVEYGAPSRRTGHVLDDGREIVLLDQGRMLNLTAANGNSIQAMDLGLTLQARSLAAVAAGGLADEVQPVPTDVEHRIATDLVAALR from the coding sequence ATGCCCGAAACCCATCCCGCCACGGCCTGGGCTCTCAAGCACATGCCTCTCACCGCGCAGGCGGTCGCCGAACTGACCCCGGTGCTCGCCGGGAAGCGGCTGGCGATGTGCCTGCACGTCGAGCCGAAGACAGCCGCACTCGTCACGCTGCTCGTGCGCGCCGGTGTCGACGTGCGGCTCACCGGCTCGCCCGGCACCACCCACGACGACGTCGCCGACGCGCTCGGCGAGCTGGGCGTCGCCGTGTTCACCCGCCGCGGCGACGGCGAGGCCGAGCACGTCCGCAACATCGAGCGCGTGCTCGAGGTCGAGCCCGACCTCACACTGGACAACGGCGGTGACCTCACCGTTTCGCTTCTCGGCTCCGGCACGCCGGCGGGTTACCTCGGCGGCACCGAGGAGACCACGACCGGCGGAATCCGGCTGCGCGAAACAAAAGCACGGCTCGGCAAGCCCGTGGTCGTGATCAACGACTCGCGGCTGAAGCTCCTGGTGGAGAACGAGTTCGGCGTCGGGCAGAGCGTGGTGCAGGGCTTCCTCAACGCCACCAACCTCATGGTGCCGGGGACGCGGGCCGCGGTGCTCGGGTACGGCCCGTGTGGCAAGGGCGTCGCCGACACGTTGAGCCGGCTCGGCGCACGCGTTTCGGTCTGCGACACCGACCCGATGCGGGCGCTGGAGGCGATCCTCAACGGCCACCGCGTCGGCACCGCCACCGAGGTCGTGGCCGACGCGCAGCTGGTGTTCACCGCCACCGGCCACCCCGGTGTGCTGGGCGCGGCCGAGCTCGCGGCGTTGCGCGACGGCGCGGTGCTCGCCGGCGTCGGGCACTTCGCGTGGGAGATCGACCGGGCGGAGCTCGACGCGCGGACCGTCCGCACCGTCGAGTACGGCGCGCCTTCGCGACGCACGGGCCACGTCCTCGACGACGGCCGCGAGATCGTGCTGCTCGACCAGGGCCGGATGCTCAACCTCACGGCCGCCAACGGGAACTCCATCCAGGCCATGGACCTCGGCCTCACGCTGCAGGCCCGCAGCCTCGCCGCCGTCGCCGCGGGCGGGCTGGCCGACGAGGTGCAGCCCGTGCCCACGGACGTGGAGCACCGCATCGCAACCGACCTCGTGGCCGCATTGCGCTAG
- a CDS encoding SgcJ/EcaC family oxidoreductase encodes MNESIRALWRTMADGWARGDATQFASVFASDVDFVNVRGEALVGREAVETGHAQLFATAYRGTTLSAEVTLIRRLSPELSLVHATSEIGPAGVVTHAQAVVRHDGEPTIAAFHNMIPKGPTA; translated from the coding sequence GTGAACGAGTCGATTCGCGCGCTCTGGCGCACCATGGCCGACGGCTGGGCCCGCGGCGACGCAACGCAGTTCGCTTCCGTCTTCGCGTCCGACGTCGACTTCGTCAACGTGCGCGGCGAAGCGCTCGTCGGTCGCGAAGCCGTGGAGACAGGCCACGCGCAGCTGTTCGCCACGGCGTACCGCGGCACCACGTTGTCCGCCGAGGTCACGTTGATCCGCCGGCTGTCGCCAGAGCTTTCGCTCGTCCACGCGACGTCGGAGATCGGGCCCGCCGGCGTCGTGACGCACGCGCAAGCCGTGGTCCGCCACGACGGCGAACCGACGATCGCCGCCTTTCACAACATGATCCCGAAGGGACCCACCGCATGA
- a CDS encoding VOC family protein, translated as MTRPRLRHLAFVVQDAKRMAAFYCEQFGMELFHTDPDGSHFVTDGYLNLALIQQQLDGDVATGFNHFGFQVPEIPPIAEKLAEAGVPRPVLRGGDRPFAEYRAIDPEGNWFDLSEHGFLPSGLEK; from the coding sequence ATGACCCGCCCTCGCCTGCGTCACCTCGCCTTCGTCGTGCAGGACGCGAAGCGCATGGCCGCGTTCTACTGCGAGCAGTTCGGCATGGAGCTGTTCCACACCGACCCCGACGGCAGTCACTTCGTGACCGACGGCTACCTCAACCTGGCGCTGATCCAGCAGCAGCTCGACGGCGACGTCGCCACCGGCTTCAACCACTTCGGTTTCCAGGTCCCGGAAATCCCGCCGATCGCGGAGAAGCTCGCCGAAGCGGGCGTGCCCCGACCGGTGCTGCGCGGCGGGGACCGCCCGTTCGCCGAGTACCGCGCGATCGACCCGGAAGGCAACTGGTTCGACCTGTCCGAGCACGGTTTCCTGCCGTCGGGCCTGGAGAAGTAG